From Candidatus Bathyarchaeota archaeon, a single genomic window includes:
- a CDS encoding preprotein translocase subunit Sec61beta: MSSSRKKKREKKAPMPMQSAGLLRFFEEETRGVKVRPELVMIFTVVLIVFCILLKLGIVPGLPP; the protein is encoded by the coding sequence ATGAGTAGCTCACGAAAGAAAAAACGCGAGAAAAAGGCGCCTATGCCGATGCAAAGCGCTGGCTTACTTCGATTCTTTGAAGAGGAGACTCGTGGTGTAAAAGTAAGACCCGAGCTAGTTATGATCTTTACAGTGGTATTGATAGTGTTTTGTATTTTGCTGAAACTAGGTATTGTTCCAGGTCTTCCTCCTTAG
- a CDS encoding 4Fe-4S dicluster domain-containing protein codes for MIALKTLPKEEKRRKGMIVINEELCKGCALCVSVCPFHLIQITDHISSKGYYPAKFVDSEGKCTGCTLCAIMCPDVAIEVYR; via the coding sequence ATGATTGCTCTGAAAACTTTGCCGAAAGAAGAGAAAAGACGAAAGGGAATGATCGTGATTAATGAGGAGTTATGTAAAGGGTGCGCACTCTGTGTAAGCGTTTGCCCTTTCCATCTTATTCAAATCACGGACCATATCAGCTCTAAAGGCTACTATCCAGCAAAATTCGTTGATTCAGAAGGGAAGTGCACGGGATGTACTTTGTGTGCTATAATGTGTCCTGACGTGGCTATAGAAGTTTATCGGTAG
- a CDS encoding aminotransferase class I/II-fold pyridoxal phosphate-dependent enzyme: MSVKRHPTGYLGEEYQRLVRESLNWELRELQTASEPVCTVDGREVIMLCANNYLNLSTHPKVVKAMLEATEKYGAGAGSDRSIAGNMTVHEELDRHLARFKRAPASLTYQTGFMANEGLIPQLGGRGDLFVSDELNHGSIIDGVRLTHADRAIFKHKDVEDLERVMNESEKHKPPYKHIWIFTDGVFSMDGDLAPLPEIAKIAEEHGAGVYVDDAHGEGVLGDGGRGIVSHFHLDHKQVHVEMGTFSKAFGVVGGHITGCEDLRNFAYNKSRTWLLSGGVPPGVATACSAAISVLESEPQHVKKVWENRNYFIKAMQDLGFDTGNSETPIVPVMCGESKKAKDLADFIWKKGFFALPIVYPMVARDKARIRAQLCTKHTREQLDKAVEVFEEGGKKLGLI, encoded by the coding sequence ATGTCAGTAAAACGACATCCAACAGGATATTTGGGCGAGGAATATCAGCGCTTAGTCCGTGAAAGCCTTAATTGGGAACTTAGAGAACTACAGACCGCCAGCGAACCTGTCTGTACCGTCGACGGCAGAGAAGTCATCATGCTCTGCGCCAATAACTATCTCAATCTGTCTACCCATCCAAAAGTCGTTAAAGCAATGCTCGAAGCAACCGAAAAGTACGGAGCAGGGGCCGGTAGTGACCGATCGATCGCTGGCAACATGACAGTTCATGAAGAGCTGGACCGTCATCTTGCAAGATTTAAACGGGCACCCGCCTCGTTGACTTATCAAACAGGCTTCATGGCAAATGAGGGCCTTATCCCTCAACTTGGTGGCAGAGGGGATCTTTTCGTGTCAGACGAGTTGAACCACGGCTCCATCATTGACGGTGTAAGACTGACTCATGCAGATCGCGCTATCTTCAAACACAAGGATGTTGAAGACTTGGAACGGGTTATGAATGAATCAGAAAAACACAAACCCCCTTACAAGCACATCTGGATCTTCACTGACGGCGTCTTCAGCATGGATGGCGACCTCGCTCCACTGCCCGAAATCGCGAAAATCGCTGAAGAACACGGTGCAGGCGTGTACGTAGATGATGCACACGGAGAAGGCGTACTTGGAGACGGCGGTCGCGGTATTGTCAGTCATTTCCACCTTGACCACAAGCAAGTGCATGTCGAAATGGGAACGTTTTCAAAAGCCTTTGGAGTTGTCGGCGGACACATTACTGGTTGTGAAGACCTACGAAACTTCGCTTACAACAAGTCAAGAACATGGTTACTCAGCGGAGGCGTACCCCCAGGAGTCGCTACGGCATGCAGTGCAGCAATCAGCGTTCTCGAATCTGAGCCACAACACGTCAAGAAAGTTTGGGAAAATCGCAACTACTTCATAAAAGCAATGCAAGACCTAGGCTTTGACACAGGGAACAGCGAAACACCAATCGTGCCAGTGATGTGTGGCGAAAGCAAGAAGGCAAAGGATCTCGCAGATTTCATTTGGAAGAAGGGTTTCTTTGCGCTACCAATAGTCTATCCGATGGTGGCCCGTGATAAGGCAAGAATTCGGGCTCAGTTATGCACCAAGCATACGAGAGAACAGTTGGACAAAGCCGTTGAGGTGTTTGAGGAAGGTGGCAAAAAGCTCGGTTTAATTTAG
- a CDS encoding acetyl ornithine aminotransferase family protein has translation MSDYPKIIVRPPGPNARKLVKKDETLISPSYGRFYPLVIESGKGCILKDVDGNEYIDFNSGLVCLNVGHNHTKVTDAIKKQCDRFLHYSNTDFFYREVVNLAEKLSEITPGQFEKKVYFGNSGTEAVEAAIKLSKWHTRKHRFLAFIGAFHGRTLGALSFTASKPVQRRNFFPLLPGVTHIPYPYCYRCPFKLSYPNCNYWCVDFIDEYILQKYVPPEEVAAIIFEPIQGEGGYVTPPPEYFQRLKKIADKYDFIMIDDEVQAGIGRTGRWFAIEHWKIEPDVICSAKALASGLPLGATVARARFMDWEGGSHASTFGGNPLACVASLAVIDVIKEEKLLENATKQGNYIMKRLNDLKEECDIVGDVRGKGLMIGAEIVEDKETTKPAGDKTKEIMMRCWKRGIAIITCGASTIRVAPPLTITRELVDAGMEIIEDVIKEVEKE, from the coding sequence ATGAGCGATTACCCAAAGATCATTGTCCGACCACCAGGTCCAAACGCAAGAAAGCTTGTGAAAAAAGACGAAACACTAATTTCACCCTCCTACGGCCGTTTCTACCCACTCGTCATCGAATCCGGAAAAGGCTGCATACTAAAGGACGTGGATGGAAACGAGTACATAGACTTCAACTCTGGCCTAGTATGCCTAAACGTCGGGCACAACCACACTAAGGTCACTGACGCAATAAAGAAACAATGCGACCGATTCTTGCACTACTCAAACACAGACTTCTTCTACAGAGAAGTTGTAAACCTAGCTGAAAAACTATCTGAAATCACCCCAGGACAATTTGAGAAAAAAGTATACTTTGGAAACAGCGGAACAGAAGCAGTAGAAGCAGCAATCAAACTATCAAAATGGCACACACGCAAACATCGATTCCTCGCTTTCATCGGAGCCTTCCACGGACGAACACTAGGAGCATTATCTTTCACAGCAAGCAAACCCGTTCAAAGAAGAAACTTCTTTCCCCTACTTCCCGGAGTAACCCATATACCTTATCCCTACTGCTACCGATGCCCCTTCAAACTATCCTACCCAAACTGCAACTACTGGTGCGTAGACTTCATCGACGAATACATCCTCCAAAAATACGTACCACCCGAAGAAGTCGCCGCCATCATCTTTGAACCCATCCAAGGCGAAGGCGGATACGTGACCCCACCCCCCGAATACTTCCAACGCCTCAAAAAAATAGCAGACAAATACGACTTCATAATGATCGATGACGAAGTTCAAGCAGGAATAGGCCGAACTGGACGATGGTTCGCCATAGAACACTGGAAAATTGAACCAGACGTGATTTGTTCAGCCAAAGCCCTCGCATCAGGGCTGCCATTAGGCGCAACAGTGGCTCGAGCTCGATTCATGGATTGGGAAGGAGGCTCCCACGCCAGCACTTTCGGCGGAAACCCCTTAGCCTGTGTCGCATCCCTTGCAGTTATCGACGTGATCAAAGAGGAGAAGCTTCTTGAAAACGCTACAAAACAAGGTAATTACATCATGAAGCGGCTGAATGACTTGAAGGAAGAATGTGACATTGTTGGAGATGTCCGCGGGAAAGGATTGATGATCGGCGCCGAGATTGTTGAAGACAAAGAAACCACAAAGCCTGCAGGAGACAAAACAAAAGAAATCATGATGCGATGCTGGAAACGCGGAATCGCCATCATAACATGTGGGGCATCAACGATCAGAGTAGCTCCTCCACTTACCATAACAAGAGAACTCGTTGACGCAGGCATGGAGATCATTGAAGACGTTATCAAAGAAGTTGAAAAAGAATAG
- a CDS encoding 2-oxoacid:ferredoxin oxidoreductase subunit gamma, with protein MKAPFYEDIILAGFGGQGIMFIGKLLIHGSMKEGKNVTWIPSYGPAMRGGTANCTVVISDEAIGSPVITSPHSLIVMNNPSLDAFEPRLKEGGVLVMNSSLITRKVKRKNITVIGVPANEIASEIGDKRAANMVMLGAYVAHTKTVSKEKILEGLIDLLGEKKRQLFEVNKKAFEKGMEFGQV; from the coding sequence ATGAAAGCACCTTTCTATGAAGATATCATACTGGCAGGTTTTGGTGGACAAGGAATCATGTTCATTGGAAAACTGCTGATACATGGTTCAATGAAAGAAGGGAAAAACGTGACATGGATTCCATCCTATGGTCCTGCAATGCGAGGAGGAACAGCTAACTGCACGGTAGTCATTTCAGACGAAGCAATTGGATCACCCGTTATCACGTCTCCTCACTCTTTAATCGTGATGAACAATCCATCATTAGATGCTTTTGAACCTCGGCTAAAAGAAGGGGGCGTGCTAGTAATGAATAGTTCCTTGATCACTCGCAAAGTCAAGAGAAAAAACATCACTGTGATTGGAGTGCCAGCAAATGAGATTGCTTCTGAAATTGGTGACAAAAGAGCTGCTAATATGGTGATGTTAGGAGCATACGTTGCACACACAAAGACCGTGTCTAAAGAAAAGATTCTTGAAGGATTGATAGATCTTTTAGGAGAGAAAAAAAGGCAACTGTTTGAAGTAAACAAGAAAGCCTTCGAAAAAGGAATGGAGTTTGGGCAGGTTTAG
- a CDS encoding ATP-NAD kinase, producing MNPEYTRGIRKTYRSSMVISNLKMGFIVNPIAGMGGKVGLKGTDGVSKKAAKMGADPIAPARAVEFLKKLKELHVKPPIEILTCPNVMGETEVKSTRLSAEILKMPLKSETTAEDTKLAIKLMLTSKVDLIVFVGGDGTARDILDAMKGLSETPVLGVPSGVKMYSGIFAVNPLDAAEIVEAFTKETTEMMDFEIIDVDETAIRSDHFSMRLYGLLKGPFVPMRIQGSKQISPETVDEYENQTAVARFIIEEMNPKGTYILGPGTTIKRLADLLGIEKTLLGIDIYKNGTVIKDVNEKKILQEIKDWQNTWIVLSPIGRQGMLLGRGNQQISPEIIKRVGKEKIIVGATKSKIHGIEGGILRVDTGDMKVDTSLRGYIKVATDYREWRLMRVQ from the coding sequence TTGAACCCTGAATATACACGAGGAATAAGAAAGACATACAGAAGTTCTATGGTGATAAGCAACTTGAAAATGGGCTTCATCGTAAACCCCATCGCAGGCATGGGCGGCAAAGTAGGATTAAAAGGAACAGACGGAGTCTCGAAAAAAGCTGCTAAGATGGGTGCAGATCCAATAGCACCCGCAAGAGCAGTCGAATTCCTAAAAAAATTGAAAGAACTCCATGTTAAACCACCTATCGAAATCTTGACATGTCCCAACGTCATGGGCGAAACCGAGGTAAAATCCACACGGCTCTCCGCCGAAATCCTCAAGATGCCTCTAAAATCCGAGACCACAGCGGAGGACACAAAACTAGCCATCAAACTGATGCTCACGTCAAAAGTTGATCTGATAGTCTTTGTAGGAGGCGACGGTACAGCAAGAGACATCCTAGATGCGATGAAAGGCTTAAGCGAAACGCCCGTTCTCGGCGTTCCATCAGGCGTCAAAATGTACAGCGGCATATTCGCCGTGAACCCTTTGGACGCAGCAGAAATCGTTGAAGCCTTCACCAAAGAAACGACCGAGATGATGGACTTTGAAATAATCGACGTAGACGAAACCGCCATCCGAAGCGACCACTTTTCAATGAGACTATATGGACTTCTGAAAGGACCCTTTGTACCCATGCGCATACAAGGAAGCAAACAAATCAGCCCAGAGACAGTAGACGAATACGAAAACCAGACGGCAGTAGCAAGGTTCATAATAGAAGAGATGAATCCAAAGGGAACATACATCCTCGGCCCAGGCACAACAATCAAACGCCTCGCAGACTTACTCGGCATAGAAAAAACCCTACTCGGCATAGACATCTACAAGAACGGAACCGTGATAAAAGACGTAAACGAAAAGAAAATACTACAGGAAATCAAAGACTGGCAAAACACATGGATAGTACTCTCCCCCATAGGCCGTCAAGGCATGCTACTTGGACGCGGGAACCAGCAGATAAGCCCCGAAATCATAAAACGAGTTGGAAAAGAAAAAATAATCGTCGGAGCGACCAAAAGCAAAATCCACGGCATCGAAGGCGGCATATTACGAGTCGACACCGGCGATATGAAAGTTGACACTTCACTCAGAGGCTACATAAAGGTCGCAACGGACTACAGAGAATGGAGACTAATGCGAGTACAATAG
- the albA gene encoding DNA-binding protein Alba gives MTEKEQKKPKKETKPAEPEKKEAPVGRAENVVYIGRKPPMSYVLALMTSFSNSNIKEVTLKARGRSITTAVDVAEIAKRRFVKDSKVSKITIGTEELTQEEGGTRNVSTIEIVIVKA, from the coding sequence ATGACAGAAAAAGAGCAGAAAAAACCGAAAAAAGAGACAAAACCCGCAGAACCTGAAAAAAAGGAAGCACCAGTAGGTAGAGCTGAGAACGTCGTCTACATCGGAAGAAAACCCCCCATGAGTTACGTACTAGCACTCATGACAAGCTTCAGCAACTCCAACATCAAAGAAGTTACATTGAAGGCAAGGGGGCGATCAATAACAACCGCAGTCGACGTAGCCGAAATAGCCAAACGCAGATTCGTAAAAGACTCTAAAGTCAGCAAAATCACCATAGGAACCGAAGAACTAACACAAGAAGAAGGCGGAACAAGAAACGTTTCAACAATCGAAATAGTAATAGTCAAAGCCTAA
- a CDS encoding 2-oxoglutarate oxidoreductase yields the protein MKKIFERPKSMYPVSTHYCPGCGHGIVHRLIAEVIDELGILEKTVGVAPVGCSVLLYNYISCDMYEAAHGRAPAIATGCKRVHPELVVFTYQGDGDLASIGTAEIIHAAARGEKITTIFINNAIYGMTGGQMAPTTLIGQKTTTSPFGRTSEEAGYPLKVSEILATLDGAAYIARVAVNDPKNIIRAKKAIKKAFETQMKGLGFSLVEVLSQCPTPWRMSPREAVKWVEEAMMPYYPLGEFKSPKEEGVRRE from the coding sequence ATGAAGAAGATTTTTGAACGCCCTAAATCCATGTACCCGGTATCAACTCACTATTGCCCCGGATGTGGTCACGGAATAGTCCATCGTTTAATAGCTGAAGTAATTGATGAGTTAGGGATTTTAGAAAAAACAGTTGGAGTGGCACCAGTGGGTTGTTCTGTTCTTCTGTACAATTATATTAGTTGCGATATGTATGAGGCAGCTCACGGCAGAGCACCAGCGATTGCAACGGGGTGTAAACGAGTGCATCCTGAACTTGTTGTTTTCACCTATCAGGGAGATGGTGACTTGGCCTCCATTGGGACAGCTGAAATTATTCACGCGGCTGCTCGAGGGGAGAAGATCACGACGATTTTCATCAATAATGCTATTTATGGGATGACTGGTGGGCAGATGGCCCCAACGACTCTTATTGGTCAGAAGACAACTACTTCACCCTTTGGACGAACTTCAGAAGAAGCAGGCTATCCCTTGAAAGTGTCGGAGATTCTTGCAACTCTTGATGGGGCAGCTTATATCGCACGAGTGGCAGTAAACGATCCAAAAAACATCATACGGGCAAAGAAAGCAATAAAGAAGGCGTTTGAAACTCAGATGAAAGGTTTGGGCTTTTCCTTAGTAGAAGTCTTATCTCAATGTCCAACGCCTTGGAGAATGTCTCCTCGCGAAGCGGTAAAGTGGGTGGAGGAAGCGATGATGCCTTACTATCCACTTGGCGAATTCAAATCTCCTAAGGAGGAGGGGGTGAGAAGAGAATGA
- a CDS encoding L-threonine 3-dehydrogenase: protein MYAVVKKKREPKAEITTVNTPKISNKEVLVQTKIASICGTDVHIWDWNEWAQNRIKKIPLIIGHEFTGEVTQVGKDVASVQVGDMVSAETHIADGTCYQCRTDRMHICQHLKILGVDTDGVFAEYAALPERNAWKNPPDLDPAIASIQEPLGNAVQTVLPKDHVEDIAGKTVAVLGCGPIGLMAIAVLDTLGAEKIFATGGGRNRVRMELARKLGADMVLNAREEGENIVKIIRDATDGNGVDVALEMSGAPSALKQAFEILTPGGRVSLFGLFDRPVEFDLNNAVVFRAATVYGISGRRMFQTWYQVRGLLSNPTFRNKIASIITHRFPIKDIAEGMEVIHSKQAGKVVLEPKWE, encoded by the coding sequence ATGTACGCAGTAGTCAAGAAAAAACGAGAACCAAAAGCCGAAATCACAACAGTAAACACCCCTAAAATCAGCAACAAAGAAGTTCTCGTCCAAACCAAAATAGCCTCCATATGCGGAACAGACGTACACATATGGGACTGGAACGAATGGGCACAAAACCGCATAAAAAAAATCCCACTCATAATAGGCCATGAATTCACGGGTGAAGTAACCCAAGTTGGCAAAGACGTAGCCAGCGTGCAAGTAGGAGACATGGTGTCAGCAGAAACCCACATTGCAGACGGCACATGCTATCAATGCAGAACCGACCGCATGCACATCTGCCAACACCTAAAAATCCTAGGTGTAGACACAGACGGAGTTTTCGCCGAATACGCCGCACTACCTGAAAGAAACGCTTGGAAGAATCCCCCTGATTTAGATCCAGCCATTGCCTCTATTCAAGAACCGCTAGGAAATGCGGTTCAAACAGTTCTACCGAAAGATCATGTTGAAGACATTGCGGGAAAAACCGTGGCAGTTTTGGGCTGTGGTCCAATAGGTTTGATGGCTATAGCAGTTCTTGACACATTAGGAGCTGAGAAAATTTTTGCAACCGGTGGTGGTCGAAACAGGGTGCGTATGGAATTGGCAAGGAAGTTAGGGGCTGATATGGTTCTCAACGCCAGAGAAGAGGGCGAGAACATTGTGAAGATCATACGGGATGCGACGGATGGTAATGGTGTGGATGTTGCACTAGAGATGTCGGGTGCTCCGTCGGCTTTGAAACAAGCTTTTGAAATACTTACTCCCGGTGGAAGGGTTTCTCTCTTTGGTTTGTTTGATAGACCCGTGGAATTCGATTTGAATAACGCGGTGGTTTTTAGAGCTGCAACTGTTTACGGCATCTCTGGACGAAGGATGTTTCAAACATGGTATCAAGTGAGGGGATTGCTCTCTAATCCCACGTTTAGAAACAAGATTGCCTCAATTATTACGCATCGATTTCCAATTAAGGACATAGCTGAAGGCATGGAAGTAATTCATTCTAAGCAAGCTGGAAAGGTTGTCCTTGAGCCTAAGTGGGAATAG
- the vorB gene encoding 3-methyl-2-oxobutanoate dehydrogenase subunit VorB: MGKKTLMTGNEAIAEAAVQAGCKYFFGYPITPQSEIPEYLSRRLPEVGGCFLQAESEIASIYMVFGAAGTGTRVMTSSSSPGISLMQEGISYIAAAELPCVIVNMMRGGPGLGGIQPSQSDYFQATKGGGHGDYHVLVLAPSTVQEAADLMMEAFDLADKYRNPVMILGDGCLGQMIEPVEFRRRSSTDRPARDWTITGAKGRPQNVVKSLYLKPEVLEQHNLGLQRKYQRMIKNETRVETYLTEDAEIVIVAFGMAARIAKTAITILREKDIKGGLVRPISLFPFPYQTLEKVAEKVDKLLVVEMNLGQMIEDVKLGVCGKAEVHFYGRVGGMVPSYDEIVAEVEKIVKKRR, encoded by the coding sequence ATGGGCAAGAAAACGTTAATGACGGGAAACGAGGCTATAGCTGAAGCCGCTGTTCAAGCAGGGTGCAAATATTTTTTCGGCTATCCAATAACCCCGCAAAGCGAAATTCCTGAATACCTGTCAAGGCGGCTTCCTGAAGTTGGAGGCTGCTTCCTTCAAGCAGAAAGCGAAATAGCCTCAATCTACATGGTTTTTGGGGCAGCGGGAACTGGTACGAGGGTGATGACCTCCTCTTCAAGCCCCGGGATCAGTCTAATGCAAGAAGGCATCTCCTATATTGCAGCCGCTGAACTTCCATGCGTAATTGTTAACATGATGCGAGGAGGTCCAGGGTTAGGAGGAATTCAGCCGTCCCAATCAGATTATTTTCAAGCAACTAAGGGAGGAGGGCATGGAGATTACCACGTACTTGTGCTTGCACCGTCTACGGTTCAAGAGGCAGCTGACCTAATGATGGAAGCTTTTGATTTAGCGGATAAATACCGTAATCCAGTTATGATCTTGGGGGACGGTTGCTTAGGTCAGATGATAGAGCCGGTAGAGTTTAGGCGTAGATCATCCACTGATCGGCCAGCTAGGGATTGGACAATTACGGGTGCAAAGGGGCGACCTCAAAACGTTGTGAAAAGCCTATATCTTAAACCTGAGGTCCTAGAACAGCATAACTTGGGGCTTCAGCGCAAATATCAAAGGATGATCAAAAACGAAACTCGTGTCGAGACGTATTTGACAGAGGACGCAGAAATCGTCATCGTGGCATTCGGGATGGCTGCAAGAATAGCGAAGACAGCTATCACGATTCTGCGTGAGAAAGACATCAAGGGGGGGTTAGTAAGACCAATCTCGCTTTTTCCCTTTCCATATCAAACTCTTGAAAAAGTAGCTGAGAAAGTGGATAAGCTACTGGTTGTTGAAATGAATTTAGGGCAGATGATTGAGGACGTTAAACTCGGGGTTTGTGGGAAAGCAGAGGTTCATTTCTATGGTAGAGTCGGAGGTATGGTCCCAAGTTACGATGAAATCGTAGCTGAGGTAGAGAAAATCGTAAAGAAGAGGCGGTGA
- a CDS encoding winged helix-turn-helix transcriptional regulator, with the protein MKKIMKKVLVELLKNSKKSDRKLADLVGVSQPTVTRTRSRLVKEGVIKEFTVIPDLAKMGYEIVAFTLLRFSQRTPELIEKGREWAKKQPNIIFAGDGEGSGMSAIMISVHENYACLTRLIDKLRLDWQPDLKEISPFIISVSRPELIVKPLSLKYIAELVEK; encoded by the coding sequence ATGAAAAAGATAATGAAAAAGGTTCTTGTGGAATTGCTAAAGAATTCCAAGAAGAGTGATAGGAAACTAGCAGACCTTGTTGGAGTGTCACAGCCAACTGTAACCAGAACAAGAAGTAGGCTTGTAAAGGAAGGTGTGATAAAAGAGTTCACCGTAATACCCGACTTGGCAAAAATGGGTTACGAAATTGTTGCGTTCACTCTGCTCCGATTTTCACAAAGAACCCCAGAATTGATAGAAAAAGGGCGAGAATGGGCTAAGAAGCAGCCAAACATAATTTTTGCGGGAGATGGTGAAGGTTCAGGAATGAGCGCCATTATGATATCAGTGCACGAAAACTACGCTTGCCTAACAAGATTAATAGACAAACTTAGATTAGATTGGCAACCTGACCTAAAAGAGATATCACCTTTCATAATCAGCGTGAGCAGACCTGAACTCATAGTGAAACCCTTATCTCTAAAATACATAGCAGAACTTGTAGAAAAATAA
- a CDS encoding DUF2070 family protein, translated as MLNMASDKSLDAYIGKAAKRYSSLFTLPSRRKIILSLCTLCIFGGVLAILPLSLSYHGLMLSLMFGASFFFIVVLSDSIIAHSCMKTDHVFNLRRCLVLSFSSSLLWFGLIFLGDIISIFFGNSDFWIKFFLLGFCAALILRLLVFFTASFADRGRAILSSLLQPALCIVPIFFMHSVIKYDLASLFIFFSLSIPIAVLTIFLFSFLLDNVGKKTLGVPSLSLFKAFLVNWTENMNAPLEIFLERLGDEMDIKLSLLAFRSGEKVKAVIVVPECHPGPLRNVGSSLLPYMIQDALEDKLQCVASVPHGLLGHGFDLSSQFQSQKVVEGVLSCVDFSHFNSEVTPFIRIRKNGATASCQIFGDCAFVTLTIAPKTMEDLPHELASLIVSEAKNRGLSSTIVVDAHNSINGPFKLDEAIRSLRKVAVTSLEEALSAKRSPFEVGTAKVVPKEFGVKEGMGPGGISVIVTKVGDQKTACVTIDGNNMISGLREKILAMLREIGIVDGEVLTTDTHVVTGVVPTARGYYPIGEAIDHTKLIGYIREVAVKALDDLMPTEVSRRTGTVPNVKVIGEKPIADLCLLIDEAMKQAKRLAVSLFSAAAILLIGLLMLL; from the coding sequence ATGCTCAACATGGCTTCTGATAAGTCACTAGATGCGTACATAGGTAAGGCAGCTAAGCGCTATTCATCATTGTTTACGCTTCCATCTCGAAGAAAGATTATTCTTTCACTATGTACACTATGCATATTTGGCGGGGTTCTAGCAATTCTACCTTTGTCCCTTTCCTACCATGGGCTTATGCTAAGCTTGATGTTTGGTGCATCTTTCTTTTTCATCGTAGTATTATCTGATTCTATAATTGCTCATAGTTGTATGAAAACGGATCATGTTTTTAATTTAAGACGTTGCTTGGTCCTCTCTTTTTCTTCCAGCCTATTATGGTTTGGATTGATTTTTCTCGGCGATATCATCAGCATCTTTTTTGGAAATTCAGATTTTTGGATCAAGTTTTTCCTTTTAGGTTTTTGTGCAGCGTTGATTCTTCGTTTGCTAGTCTTTTTCACAGCTTCATTTGCTGACCGTGGAAGAGCTATTCTTTCTTCTCTCCTGCAACCCGCATTGTGTATTGTCCCTATTTTTTTCATGCACTCGGTAATAAAGTATGATTTAGCTTCCCTTTTCATTTTCTTCTCGCTTTCCATTCCAATCGCTGTGCTGACGATTTTTCTTTTCAGTTTCCTTTTGGACAATGTTGGCAAAAAAACTCTGGGGGTACCTTCTCTTTCTCTCTTCAAGGCATTTTTAGTAAATTGGACGGAAAATATGAACGCACCTCTTGAAATTTTCCTTGAGAGGCTTGGCGATGAAATGGACATAAAGCTTTCTTTGCTGGCGTTCAGAAGTGGTGAAAAAGTAAAGGCGGTGATTGTTGTTCCGGAGTGTCATCCGGGTCCACTCAGAAATGTTGGTAGCAGTCTTCTCCCATATATGATTCAAGATGCGCTAGAAGATAAATTACAGTGTGTAGCTTCTGTGCCTCACGGATTGCTTGGGCATGGTTTCGACCTTTCCTCCCAGTTTCAGAGTCAAAAAGTTGTGGAAGGTGTTCTTTCTTGCGTGGATTTTTCTCATTTCAATTCTGAGGTTACTCCTTTCATTCGAATCCGAAAGAACGGGGCGACTGCAAGTTGCCAAATATTTGGGGATTGTGCTTTTGTTACGTTAACCATTGCGCCTAAAACTATGGAAGATTTGCCTCACGAATTAGCCTCACTTATTGTCAGCGAGGCTAAGAACCGAGGTTTGTCTTCTACGATAGTCGTTGATGCCCATAACAGTATAAATGGGCCCTTCAAACTTGACGAAGCAATACGGTCTCTTAGAAAAGTCGCGGTGACGAGTCTTGAGGAAGCGCTTTCAGCTAAGCGTTCTCCATTTGAAGTGGGCACTGCAAAGGTTGTTCCTAAAGAGTTTGGCGTTAAGGAAGGTATGGGACCCGGGGGAATAAGCGTGATCGTGACGAAGGTGGGTGACCAGAAAACCGCATGTGTGACCATTGACGGAAACAACATGATATCTGGGCTACGGGAGAAGATTCTTGCAATGCTTCGGGAAATCGGCATCGTTGATGGAGAAGTTCTCACTACCGACACGCATGTCGTGACTGGTGTTGTGCCAACCGCACGTGGCTATTATCCTATTGGCGAGGCGATAGATCATACAAAGCTGATTGGTTATATTAGAGAGGTTGCGGTGAAAGCGTTAGATGATCTGATGCCTACAGAAGTGTCGAGGCGTACAGGCACTGTTCCAAACGTCAAGGTTATTGGAGAAAAGCCCATAGCAGACTTGTGTCTCCTTATCGACGAAGCGATGAAACAAGCCAAAAGACTGGCGGTTTCTCTCTTTTCGGCAGCTGCTATTCTTTTAATTGGTCTGCTTATGCTTCTTTAA